TTAAGCACGTTTCCATATAAAACTCGCCCAACTTTAAATAAacatcgataaaaaaaatacaatagaaGCTCAACTTGATCaataatatcttttttaatttacagacGACCTCGGAgagatattttatcaataatccAGAGTTTTTCGTCTgagatcaaataataataataataataataataataataataataataataataataataataataataataaatcataattatccttgtttttgtatttataaatagtatAAGAACATGTTAGAAACTACGTCAAGCAGATTTCGATAACAGAGCATCTATAAGTCTTAATTTAGCTTTTGTTTGTTTGTAAGACTCGTAGACGGTGGTAACATGAGGTCCTCGATCTTCTCGTTGCATTTTTCGACCCGCTCTGGCCTCGAACTGGGCCTCCAATTCCTTCAAAGCTCGCCTGAGACACTTTTTTTCTTCCCTCATGACTCGTTGCTGGGCAAGAAGATCTTCCTGAGGAAGAGCGTGGAGACTTTCAGCAGGCCCGTTGCGGCTACCTTCGCTACTGCTGTGCTGGCTATCGCTATCAGTGGGCAGCGGGTCGGGTGCATCGATACAGTCTAGAATCCCACGGTGTGACATGTCAGGCTCACTGGCTCGTCTGTCTCCATCTCCAGCATTTCCCGGAAGCGATGAGGATGTAAAATCCATGGCTTCGTGCTCCAGGATTGTTGCCAACTCCGATATACTGTCTTTGTTTTTGGTAACCCCTGCTCTAATTAGCAGTCTTTTCAATGCGCGGTACCGGTCGTACAGCACTCGGACCACCGCGCGGTCTTCCTTGGAAACAGGTCTGCCAAACGCATCTTCGATGTGTAGCAACGCTTTTTGCACCGCCGTTTTCTCCTCGAGCAATTGCTCGTAATTCATCTCTTCCAAATTTTCAGGTCGCCCGTGTTTCAGTCTCTTCTCGGCGAGCTTCCTCTCAACATCCTTGAGCATTTCTTCCATCAACGTAGCGCGAGATTTCTCCgggttgttgttgttgttattgttgttattgttaacCTGAGTCGCATTATCAAGAGCCTTGTTTCGGTTAGCAGCAGCTCGTAGCATTCCTATTGGATCTTCCTTCAACATTTTATGCTCTTTTCGTAACTTGTTAAGTTCTGAGCAAAGTCTCTTGATGTCCCGATTGCTCATCTTGTCTGAGTGGCTTGGACGATATCCAAAATTCTCCTCAAATTCGTCctcgtatttttttatttttttctttaatccgTTAATGTGTTTCGTCAGGGTCTTGAGCCCGAGCTCTGCGGGGCCTGGAACACTAGGTGGCACGTCGTTTTCTGTGTAAAATCTACGAGGTAACAATAAAGAATTTCTTGGTGACAGCATCGCTTCAACATTGTTTGTATCGCCCTCCTCTTCCTCCTGATAACCAAGAAATAAAATAcgataaaaatagtatttcaataaaactatGACTCAGATGTTATGCAGAGAGATTTAGTTTTAAGTTGACACCTCTGTACTCagaattgataattatttcattattgaaaaaattactcttaaaatttcagaaaaaaaaattttattcttaatttgtaatttaaatattatttttaatttattttaactgattattttagttaataattttatcaaaaataattgaatgaattattggaataattttattaaaactaattatcagcgtaaaattaattttcagtgaataGTTCAGCCATTTAATGGTTTTAAatgagatatttttaattataatgatactggaattcatattattgttattattattattattattattattattattattattattattattattattaattttgttccaattgataattaaaatagatcaaataaataattttctataattatttatttaatattagtatttttaGGACCCTGTTGtatgtaaaaatttctatGGAATACTCACGTTAGTCTGTCTACTCTGAAAAGTCCAATATGTTGGCACAGGATTATTTGAATCTTCGTGGTCTAGGGAACGAGGACGAGCCGGCGATGGCGATCTGCTTGGTCCACTGCTCAACATTTCTAGAAAACTTTGCCCGGTGCCTTTATTGCGACGGTTTGAATCCGGAATATTTATGTACAAATTTGACTCTTGttcttcattttcattttcgtTTTcctatattaacaaaaataaaaaactcatCAGTTAAGCAGTTAAATTGGTCTATGTAATAATAGCTTCTAATTCTATTTTAAAGCtcgtaaaacaaaaataaaccaAGCATTTACCTTACTGGAGTTAAGATCAATTTCAAGACCCTTGTGAGTTTTTTTATGTCTTGTTACCCGCCTCCCACGAGGCGTAATGCTTCGGCTAATCCTCTCGGTACTGCGTACACGCTCTACATCGCACTCAAGCTGGTCAGCGCTGAGTAAAATGTCACAAGGCGCCGGCGACGGTGATGGCTTTGTTGATACCGGCGAAACATTCGTTCTTTCATGCAAAGGCAACCCCGTACAtctctgaaataaaatttatgattataacagtttagttttttaagaACAATCGATGTTAAGATTGCATCGGGTGatgtaataataacattagcataatttaaaataaaagacaaTCAATTACCACTCCATGTCCCATGTCTTGATCGGGATAAATAATATGCAAATGTTTATCGCTGTTGAAATCTTCGTGGCTGCTCACTCTGCGAATTGATTCTATACCATTCGGAGGACTTTCTAAAATTTGTTCTTCACTGTTactcctaaaaaattatttaaatgataattagtttttttgccTAATTTATCTATCAATTAAGTGTATACTCTCAATATCCTTGGCCAGATTTCCGGTCAATAGtttgttttagtttttttatcaagacaataaaaaaaaatatcaaagatatttataattataattagttatttaaaattaataatttttaggtaattaatactatttattaaaaataaattattttgtttgataaatatataattataaatggataaatatataattataaatgaataaataaataatgataaaagatactgaatttaacacgatactgaaattagcaaacatttagcaattttttattttttttcatgaattaaataaaaaaaaaaaaattttttttttaatttttatataattttttcaattaaaaaaattctaaaaattttgagatatcgactaacttaattttcgtAATTTAACAAACATCTAacaatttctataattttataacaattaaattataataaaaaaaatttagtaaaaaaattccacatataaaaattaaaaaaaattataagtgtgaatttttaaaaatatttttttataataattgattaattataaaaatttcaggaattgtcaaatgtcagctaattaattataataatgataaatttaaaataaatacctgATCAATTTTCTTTCTTGGCAACAAGATTCGCGACGTTCCTTACGTTTACGCGGTTTCAGCGCGCAAAGCAAACCCGTACTGGTTGACGTTGAGTTATTCTGCTGGTCCTTTGGTT
This genomic interval from Cotesia glomerata isolate CgM1 linkage group LG1, MPM_Cglom_v2.3, whole genome shotgun sequence contains the following:
- the LOC123275213 gene encoding protein FAM13A, which codes for MRRPQQESLQEDHHHHRHHHHPLCQGTLPSCSIEPRRNEKDESRLARVKRALTGSLLGRAGNGNCNRVFGARLELVESYLDTGVPYVVHRLCNYIEKHGFQHATLFRLSGGSPRLTERLRATFERKGDADLESAACPSTAATLLRQYLKELPQPLVPSSLVSRLLHVHSQVYEHHREEWVERTQQLLRCLPPSHYRLLGYLVHHLSNYEARHGRSSGVCGVFAPVVLPHVPPATTLLRDIITEASKLFPDCARDSSAYPSAIPNDCEVCCNKPKDQQNNSTSTSTGLLCALKPRKRKERRESCCQERKLIRSNSEEQILESPPNGIESIRRVSSHEDFNSDKHLHIIYPDQDMGHGVRCTGLPLHERTNVSPVSTKPSPSPAPCDILLSADQLECDVERVRSTERISRSITPRGRRVTRHKKTHKGLEIDLNSSKENENENEEQESNLYINIPDSNRRNKGTGQSFLEMLSSGPSRSPSPARPRSLDHEDSNNPVPTYWTFQSRQTNEEEEGDTNNVEAMLSPRNSLLLPRRFYTENDVPPSVPGPAELGLKTLTKHINGLKKKIKKYEDEFEENFGYRPSHSDKMSNRDIKRLCSELNKLRKEHKMLKEDPIGMLRAAANRNKALDNATQVNNNNNNNNNNPEKSRATLMEEMLKDVERKLAEKRLKHGRPENLEEMNYEQLLEEKTAVQKALLHIEDAFGRPVSKEDRAVVRVLYDRYRALKRLLIRAGVTKNKDSISELATILEHEAMDFTSSSLPGNAGDGDRRASEPDMSHRGILDCIDAPDPLPTDSDSQHSSSEGSRNGPAESLHALPQEDLLAQQRVMREEKKCLRRALKELEAQFEARAGRKMQREDRGPHVTTVYESYKQTKAKLRLIDALLSKSA